One part of the Deltaproteobacteria bacterium genome encodes these proteins:
- a CDS encoding EthD family reductase has product MVKLIACLKRKPGVSVEQSQRHWRTQHAEIVVRQEGLRRYVQNHVAPESYAMGEPAFDGVAEAWFDDVDAMRRLAPSAEYRAVRDDEPHFLDVPAMKVVLADEFVAKDGPESAGALKLISFLTRKPGLTPEAFQQHWREVHAPLVAAPPAVRRYVQSHARLGGYAGGRAPAYDGVALLWFDDEAGLRAPNARARADGDAFMAPGPPPFVLTRPHVVLGA; this is encoded by the coding sequence ATGGTCAAGCTGATCGCTTGCCTCAAGCGAAAGCCCGGCGTGAGCGTGGAGCAGTCTCAGCGCCACTGGCGCACGCAGCATGCGGAGATCGTCGTGCGCCAGGAGGGGCTGCGGCGTTACGTGCAGAATCACGTCGCACCCGAGAGCTACGCGATGGGCGAGCCTGCTTTCGATGGAGTCGCCGAGGCGTGGTTCGATGACGTAGACGCAATGCGCAGGCTCGCGCCGAGCGCGGAGTACCGCGCGGTGCGGGACGACGAGCCGCACTTTCTCGACGTGCCCGCGATGAAGGTCGTGCTCGCCGACGAGTTCGTGGCGAAGGACGGCCCCGAGAGCGCTGGCGCACTCAAGCTGATCTCGTTCCTCACGCGCAAACCGGGTCTAACACCCGAAGCGTTTCAGCAGCACTGGCGCGAGGTACATGCGCCGCTCGTCGCGGCCCCGCCCGCCGTGCGCCGCTACGTGCAGTCTCACGCTCGCCTCGGCGGTTATGCGGGCGGGCGCGCGCCGGCCTACGACGGCGTCGCACTGCTCTGGTTCGACGATGAGGCCGGCCTGCGCGCGCCAAACGCCCGCGCACGCGCCGACGGGGACGCATTCATGGCACCTGGCCCACCGCCATTCGTGCTCACGCGCCCGCACGTCGTCTTGGGCGCCTGA
- a CDS encoding glucose 1-dehydrogenase, with amino-acid sequence MKRLEGRTAIITGGASGIGAASVRVFAEEGARVLIADMQRERGEALAKELGGAAVFRKVDVTREADVKGAVDDVVARWGRLDVIYNNAGFGGALGPIEQTSVEDFDITFDVLVKGVFLGIKHAAPVMKRQRSGSILSTASVAGLQTGHSPHLYSVAKAAVIHLTKSVALELGEHGIRVNCICPGVIATPLAAGSTKVTDDGLAKMKKALGKNQPIGRIGDPEDIARAALWLASDESSFVTGHAQVVDGGAFAGRPWSRQGEWITTPRPIKLYRPEGR; translated from the coding sequence ATGAAACGACTCGAGGGACGCACCGCCATCATCACGGGCGGCGCGAGCGGCATCGGCGCCGCGAGCGTGCGCGTGTTCGCCGAAGAGGGCGCGCGCGTGCTGATCGCGGACATGCAGCGCGAGCGCGGCGAAGCGCTCGCGAAGGAGCTCGGCGGCGCAGCCGTGTTCCGCAAAGTGGACGTAACGCGCGAGGCAGACGTGAAGGGCGCGGTCGACGACGTGGTCGCGCGCTGGGGTCGCCTCGACGTCATCTACAACAACGCCGGATTCGGCGGCGCGCTCGGCCCGATCGAGCAAACGAGCGTCGAAGACTTCGACATCACCTTCGACGTGCTCGTGAAGGGCGTCTTTCTCGGCATCAAGCACGCGGCGCCCGTGATGAAGCGACAGCGCAGCGGCTCGATCCTCAGCACCGCATCCGTCGCCGGCCTCCAGACCGGGCACTCGCCGCATCTCTACAGCGTCGCGAAGGCGGCGGTGATCCACCTGACGAAGTCGGTGGCGCTCGAGCTGGGTGAGCACGGCATCCGCGTGAACTGCATCTGTCCCGGCGTGATCGCGACGCCGCTCGCCGCGGGCTCCACCAAAGTCACGGACGACGGGCTCGCGAAGATGAAGAAGGCGCTCGGCAAGAATCAGCCGATCGGGCGCATCGGCGATCCGGAGGACATCGCGCGCGCGGCGCTCTGGCTCGCGAGCGACGAGTCGAGCTTCGTGACGGGCCACGCACAGGTCGTGGATGGCGGCGCGTTCGCGGGGAGGCCGTGGAGCCGGCAGGGCGAATGGATCACCACGCCGCGGCCGATCAAGCTGTACCGGCCCGAAGGGCGTTGA
- a CDS encoding DUF899 domain-containing protein has translation MASSDFEGHRAVSRDAWLNARKALMAQEKAHTRERDRLAEARRALPWLRVEKEYAFDTAGGRESLAQLFEGRSQLLVYHFMFPASWEAGCKSCSFWADGYDGIVPHLAARDVAQVTVSIAPLAKLRAYQARMGWRFKWVSSAGSTFNRDFGVSITPEEIASRAPVYNFGTAPFMVEEAPGISVFAKNAAGEIFLTYQCFTRGLDALNPAYQLLDLVPKGRDEDGKGMAWLKRRDEY, from the coding sequence ATGGCGAGCAGCGACTTCGAGGGGCACCGTGCGGTGTCACGGGATGCTTGGCTGAACGCGCGCAAAGCCCTCATGGCGCAGGAGAAAGCGCACACGCGCGAGCGCGACCGGCTGGCGGAGGCGCGGCGCGCGCTGCCGTGGCTGCGCGTCGAGAAGGAGTACGCGTTCGACACGGCGGGCGGGCGCGAATCGCTCGCGCAGCTGTTCGAGGGCCGGAGCCAGCTGCTCGTTTACCACTTCATGTTTCCCGCGAGCTGGGAGGCGGGTTGCAAGAGCTGCTCGTTCTGGGCTGACGGCTACGACGGCATCGTCCCGCACCTCGCCGCGCGCGACGTCGCGCAGGTGACCGTCTCGATCGCGCCGCTCGCGAAGCTGCGCGCTTATCAGGCGCGCATGGGCTGGCGCTTCAAGTGGGTCTCGTCCGCGGGCAGCACCTTCAACCGCGACTTCGGCGTCTCGATCACGCCCGAGGAGATCGCGAGCCGCGCGCCCGTCTACAACTTCGGGACCGCGCCATTCATGGTGGAGGAAGCGCCCGGCATCTCGGTGTTCGCGAAGAACGCCGCGGGCGAGATCTTCCTCACTTATCAATGTTTCACACGCGGCCTCGATGCGCTGAACCCCGCGTATCAGCTGCTCGACCTCGTGCCGAAGGGTCGCGATGAAGACGGCAAAGGCATGGCGTGGCTGAAGCGGCGCGACGAGTACTGA
- a CDS encoding aldo/keto reductase: MEYRTFGGTGVQVSKLCLGAMMFGPMGNADHADCVRIAQRALDAGINFVDTADAYSRGESEQILAKALKGRRDSVVLATKCFIPMSGDPNHGGGSRRWILRAVEDSLRRLETDYIDLYQLHRRDYRADLEEPLAALTDLQRAGKIRMLGMSATPPNVLMEAHGVAERRALARVRGEQCLYSAMARGVEEFVLPTCQQLGIGVLTYAPLNGGWLSGKYQRGAAPPAGSRASSPLGRTGRWDEARPEVARKHEVVAQLAALAADAGLPLTHLATAFAAEHPAVSSVIIGPRTMPQLEDSLAAASVRLTPDVLDRIDAIVPPGESLDRRDTAVANPGLDDLTRRRRPR; the protein is encoded by the coding sequence ATGGAGTACCGGACTTTCGGGGGGACGGGCGTTCAGGTCAGCAAGCTTTGCCTCGGCGCGATGATGTTCGGGCCGATGGGGAATGCGGATCACGCGGATTGCGTGCGGATCGCGCAGCGCGCGCTCGATGCGGGGATCAACTTCGTCGACACGGCGGATGCGTACTCGCGCGGCGAGTCGGAGCAGATCCTCGCGAAGGCGCTGAAGGGGCGGCGCGACTCGGTGGTGCTCGCGACCAAGTGCTTCATTCCGATGAGCGGCGATCCCAACCATGGCGGCGGCTCGCGGCGCTGGATCCTGCGCGCGGTCGAGGACAGCTTGCGCCGCCTCGAGACCGACTACATCGACTTGTATCAGCTCCACCGCCGCGATTACCGCGCCGACCTCGAGGAGCCGCTCGCGGCGCTGACCGATCTTCAGCGCGCGGGGAAGATCCGCATGCTCGGCATGTCGGCGACGCCGCCGAACGTGCTGATGGAGGCGCACGGCGTCGCCGAGCGCCGCGCCCTCGCGCGCGTGCGCGGCGAGCAGTGCCTCTACTCCGCGATGGCGCGCGGCGTGGAGGAGTTCGTGCTGCCGACGTGCCAGCAATTAGGGATCGGCGTGCTCACGTACGCGCCGCTGAATGGCGGCTGGCTCTCGGGCAAATACCAGCGCGGCGCCGCGCCGCCCGCGGGCAGCCGCGCCTCGAGCCCGCTCGGCCGCACCGGACGCTGGGACGAGGCGCGCCCGGAAGTCGCGCGCAAGCACGAGGTGGTCGCGCAGCTCGCCGCGCTCGCCGCCGACGCGGGCCTCCCGCTCACGCACCTCGCCACCGCGTTCGCCGCGGAGCACCCCGCGGTCTCGAGCGTGATCATCGGCCCGCGCACGATGCCGCAGCTCGAGGACAGCCTCGCCGCCGCGAGCGTGCGCCTCACGCCCGATGTGCTCGACCGCATCGACGCGATCGTGCCGCCCGGCGAGAGCCTCGATCGCCGCGACACCGCGGTCGCGAACCCCGGGCTCGACGATCTCACGCGCCGCCGGCGCCCGCGCTGA
- a CDS encoding CoA transferase, with amino-acid sequence MSAPKPLAGLRVLDLSRVLAGPIAGRMLADLGADVVKVEPPEGDITRGWGQLRHGLGGYYVQQNVGKRAMCVDLGKPGAPDLVKRLAAKADVLLENFRPHVMAQYGLGWNALRALNPRLVMLSISGFGASSPEAHRPAYAPVLHAETGALARQAELDRAPRITDFVLSNADTNAGLHGLVAVLAALHLRERTGEGQHIDLAMLDAMLATDDYAHFALDEHPITRGGGEVWDAPGGPILVTGEFRNLWRVLTAKCGVVDPTPEGAPLAEKIRARREAAAKFYAGFATREALTAELDRVAIPWGDVRSVAQAFDSPTARARGTAALVDDRAGGERRVVQSPYRFSNAASGVAGTARYRGEDNAAVLADWLGASASEIDALTQAGVLLAEARP; translated from the coding sequence ATGAGCGCCCCGAAGCCGCTCGCCGGTCTGCGCGTGCTCGACCTCTCGCGCGTGCTCGCGGGGCCGATCGCGGGGCGCATGCTCGCGGACCTCGGAGCGGACGTGGTGAAGGTGGAGCCGCCGGAGGGGGACATCACGCGCGGCTGGGGGCAGCTCCGGCACGGCCTCGGCGGTTATTACGTGCAGCAGAACGTGGGCAAGCGTGCGATGTGCGTGGATCTCGGCAAGCCCGGCGCCCCAGACCTCGTGAAGCGGCTAGCGGCAAAGGCCGACGTGTTGTTGGAGAACTTTCGCCCCCACGTGATGGCGCAGTACGGCCTCGGCTGGAACGCGCTGCGCGCGCTGAACCCACGCCTCGTGATGCTCTCGATCTCGGGCTTCGGCGCGAGCTCCCCCGAAGCGCATCGCCCCGCCTACGCGCCCGTGCTTCACGCCGAGACGGGCGCGCTCGCACGGCAGGCGGAGCTCGACCGCGCGCCGCGCATCACCGACTTCGTGCTCTCGAACGCGGACACGAACGCGGGCCTGCACGGGCTCGTCGCGGTGCTCGCGGCGCTGCATCTGCGCGAACGCACGGGCGAGGGCCAGCACATCGACCTCGCGATGCTCGACGCGATGCTCGCGACCGACGACTACGCGCACTTCGCGCTCGACGAGCACCCGATCACGCGGGGCGGCGGCGAAGTGTGGGACGCGCCCGGCGGGCCGATCCTCGTGACGGGCGAGTTCCGCAACCTGTGGCGCGTGCTCACCGCGAAGTGCGGCGTCGTCGATCCCACGCCCGAAGGCGCGCCGCTCGCGGAGAAGATTCGCGCGCGGCGCGAGGCGGCTGCGAAGTTCTACGCGGGCTTCGCGACGCGCGAAGCCCTGACCGCCGAGCTCGATCGCGTCGCGATTCCGTGGGGCGACGTGCGCTCCGTCGCGCAGGCCTTCGACTCGCCGACGGCGCGCGCCCGCGGCACGGCTGCGCTCGTGGACGATCGCGCGGGCGGCGAACGGCGCGTGGTGCAGTCGCCCTATCGCTTCTCGAACGCAGCGAGCGGTGTCGCTGGCACCGCGCGCTACCGCGGAGAAGACAACGCCGCGGTGCTCGCGGACTGGCTGGGCGCGAGCGCGAGCGAGATCGATGCACTCACACAGGCGGGCGTCCTGCTCGCGGAGGCGCGCCCATGA
- a CDS encoding LLM class flavin-dependent oxidoreductase: MLTRNASSARQKSSALGYLGGDAEVQAMEVGVFQGASIGPKPWDASEPARLRGDIEVGIAADRAGFDTFWAPEHHALEEYSHSSSSHLSCLAVGVQTSRIRVVTGIMNLCPPVNHPVRVAEQIALIDVLTNGRVELGTGRGSGSTEVETFGVSPDETRAMWEEALRAIPQMWTQDLFRWDGRYFNVPERTILPKPVQKPHPPLWVTASNPGTLETAGRMGIGAAMFNFADPEQSRPLVARYKDAVAKAEPVGAFVHDKVMTIAPAFCLEDGDEARALYAKYETFAEPHFATYFDTIPANAEKLRGEPHPIPQSRLREIIRERRAQPNADTVVARGSIDPQFLHENGICVGSPKEVIATMKRFAAVGFDQLVVVPVIGWHMPQAKVLESLRVMGEKVLGAVRTT, from the coding sequence ATGCTGACGCGCAACGCCTCGTCCGCGCGACAGAAATCTTCGGCGCTGGGCTACCTCGGCGGCGACGCGGAGGTGCAGGCGATGGAGGTGGGAGTCTTTCAGGGCGCCTCGATCGGGCCGAAGCCGTGGGACGCGTCCGAGCCCGCGCGCCTGCGCGGCGACATCGAGGTCGGCATTGCGGCCGATCGCGCCGGCTTCGACACGTTTTGGGCGCCCGAGCACCACGCGCTCGAGGAGTACTCGCACAGCTCCTCCTCGCACCTCTCGTGCCTCGCGGTGGGCGTACAGACGAGCCGCATCCGAGTTGTTACGGGCATCATGAACCTGTGCCCGCCCGTCAATCACCCCGTGCGCGTGGCGGAGCAGATCGCCCTGATCGACGTGCTCACGAACGGCCGTGTCGAGCTCGGCACGGGGCGCGGCAGCGGCAGCACCGAGGTCGAGACGTTCGGCGTGAGCCCCGACGAGACGCGCGCGATGTGGGAGGAGGCGCTGCGCGCGATCCCGCAGATGTGGACGCAGGACTTGTTCCGCTGGGACGGGCGCTACTTCAACGTGCCCGAGCGCACGATCCTCCCGAAGCCCGTGCAGAAGCCGCACCCGCCGCTGTGGGTGACCGCGTCGAACCCTGGCACGCTCGAAACCGCGGGCCGCATGGGCATCGGCGCCGCGATGTTCAACTTCGCGGACCCCGAGCAGTCGCGGCCGCTGGTCGCGCGATACAAGGACGCGGTCGCGAAGGCCGAGCCCGTCGGCGCCTTCGTCCATGACAAGGTCATGACGATCGCCCCCGCGTTCTGCCTCGAAGACGGCGACGAGGCGCGCGCCCTCTACGCGAAGTACGAGACCTTCGCCGAGCCGCACTTCGCCACGTACTTCGACACGATCCCCGCGAACGCGGAGAAGCTGCGCGGCGAGCCGCACCCGATCCCGCAGTCGCGCCTACGCGAGATCATCCGCGAGCGCCGCGCGCAGCCGAACGCCGACACCGTCGTCGCGCGCGGCAGCATCGACCCGCAGTTCCTGCACGAGAACGGAATCTGCGTCGGCAGCCCGAAGGAAGTGATCGCGACGATGAAGCGCTTCGCCGCGGTGGGCTTCGATCAGCTCGTCGTGGTGCCTGTGATCGGCTGGCACATGCCGCAGGCGAAGGTGCTGGAGTCGCTTCGGGTGATGGGGGAGAAGGTGTTGGGGGCCGTGCGGACGACTTAG
- a CDS encoding SDR family oxidoreductase: MNNLTGKVVVVTGGNSGIGFGMADGCAKAGADIAVWSRRADRNAEACAKLAKHGVRAVGMVCDVGSEASIVSATKDTLAVLGRIDACVASAGAPGYSKSLLDTTLADWHGVTRVSFDGLFLTFRECARAMIERGEGGALVAVSSTSAIHGAQRNHAYASSKTGLLGLTRALAVELARHKIRVNAILPGWTITEMAMGGYQNEKFRTVTTNRTPVRRWAEPSEFEAVGAYLCDPSLTFHTGDSLTVDGGYTIF, from the coding sequence ATGAACAACCTGACCGGCAAAGTGGTGGTGGTAACCGGAGGCAACTCCGGCATCGGCTTCGGCATGGCCGATGGCTGCGCGAAGGCGGGCGCGGACATCGCCGTGTGGAGCCGCCGCGCGGATCGCAACGCCGAGGCGTGCGCGAAGCTCGCGAAGCACGGGGTGCGCGCGGTCGGCATGGTGTGCGACGTCGGGAGCGAGGCGAGCATCGTGTCGGCGACGAAGGACACGCTCGCGGTGCTCGGGCGCATCGACGCGTGCGTCGCCTCCGCCGGCGCGCCCGGCTACTCGAAGTCGCTGCTCGATACGACCCTCGCCGACTGGCATGGCGTCACGCGCGTCAGCTTCGACGGGCTCTTCCTCACATTTCGCGAGTGCGCGCGCGCAATGATCGAGCGCGGCGAGGGCGGGGCGCTGGTCGCGGTCTCCTCCACGTCGGCGATTCACGGCGCGCAGCGCAATCACGCCTACGCCAGCTCGAAGACGGGCCTGCTCGGCCTAACAAGGGCGCTCGCGGTCGAGCTCGCGCGTCACAAGATTCGCGTCAACGCGATCCTGCCGGGCTGGACGATCACCGAGATGGCGATGGGCGGGTACCAGAACGAGAAGTTCCGCACCGTGACCACGAACCGCACGCCGGTGCGGCGCTGGGCAGAGCCGAGCGAGTTCGAGGCGGTGGGCGCCTACCTGTGCGACCCGAGCCTGACGTTCCACACCGGCGACTCGCTCACCGTGGATGGCGGGTACACGATTTTCTAG
- a CDS encoding TIR domain-containing protein, which yields MRDRVFFSYSRNDQKLVESIARFLRKRGLLKGDAFTFDPAKDLSPGDDVRSAIREQIESANTVVVIATENSMRSSWVHYEAGLAGALGKRVLVVGPRGAGKSALMQRFPKSLVVDVPIDEETLSAMQRQRL from the coding sequence ATGAGAGATAGGGTCTTTTTCTCCTATTCGCGCAACGACCAAAAGCTTGTTGAGTCCATTGCGCGGTTTCTGAGGAAGCGCGGACTCCTGAAGGGCGACGCATTCACGTTCGACCCAGCAAAGGACCTGTCGCCTGGTGATGACGTCCGAAGTGCAATTCGAGAGCAGATCGAGAGCGCGAATACTGTCGTGGTGATTGCGACTGAGAACTCGATGCGATCCTCTTGGGTACACTACGAGGCCGGTCTAGCTGGTGCGTTGGGTAAGCGAGTTCTTGTTGTAGGACCAAGGGGCGCGGGCAAGAGTGCTCTTATGCAGCGCTTCCCTAAATCCCTGGTGGTCGACGTGCCGATCGATGAAGAGACGTTGTCCGCAATGCAACGCCAGCGCCTCTAA
- a CDS encoding response regulator, whose amino-acid sequence MRATLHWFLHPSIRDRDEMRRALLVVAASGIAAAIALVIAAMQAAWGIWQSAAVCSVTALAMCGPPLIVRSSGRWRLAAVSLSGVIWIAAFSVAALTGGVLVSSLYYLIFASALAGATLGVRHAVGFALATIAVAAACYGARSAGIAPPIAIDPEIAISSAMRGAVVFVLAMAALVAAYETLRNATQRDGADSERRYRAIADYGPDLIAELDGQGRILYSTGRAEGLPADRIGVAAFRRIHRDDRAALVAAVAQLAGQSSVRVGPLRWLASRGAVMWFEASLTRVVVDGQTRTLVVARDVTQRVELEEQLRHSQKMQAVGQLASGMAHDVNNSLMVISGYAEALAERARGEPAAEAAVAEILRATDQSAAITRRLVSLARPAQGARASIDVNAIVRDNERMLRTLVGESCSLLLELSPSTAPIRANPGELEQVLVNLAANARDAMRAGGTLRIATVARGERVTLVVHDNGAGIDPATRERIFEPFFTTKPPGFGAGLGLFVVYSVVTSLGGEIHVTSEPGAGTRFTLDFPLAARAVSIVPSPQESLGNGRGERILVAEDRPDVRAIVNATLVEAGYSVTLAADGIEALALGGAGAIDLVVSDVVMPSMNGIELVKALREKRPALRAVLLSGHPGELAELPSRTELLRKPFRAAELLAAVRDQLGGR is encoded by the coding sequence ATGCGCGCGACCCTCCACTGGTTCCTCCACCCCTCGATTCGCGATCGCGACGAGATGCGGCGCGCGCTCCTCGTCGTCGCAGCCTCGGGGATCGCGGCGGCGATCGCGCTCGTGATCGCGGCCATGCAGGCCGCTTGGGGGATCTGGCAGTCGGCCGCCGTGTGCAGCGTGACGGCGCTGGCGATGTGCGGCCCTCCGCTGATCGTGCGCAGCAGCGGGCGCTGGCGCCTCGCCGCTGTGTCGCTTTCGGGGGTGATCTGGATCGCGGCATTTTCGGTGGCCGCGCTGACCGGAGGCGTGCTCGTCTCGTCGCTCTACTACCTGATCTTCGCGTCAGCGCTCGCGGGCGCGACGCTCGGGGTGCGCCACGCGGTCGGCTTCGCGCTCGCGACGATCGCCGTCGCGGCTGCTTGTTATGGCGCGCGCTCGGCCGGCATTGCGCCGCCGATCGCGATCGACCCCGAGATCGCGATCTCGTCCGCGATGCGCGGCGCGGTGGTGTTCGTGCTCGCGATGGCTGCGCTGGTCGCCGCCTACGAGACGCTGCGCAACGCCACGCAGCGCGACGGCGCGGATAGCGAGCGGCGCTACCGCGCGATCGCGGACTACGGCCCCGACCTGATCGCGGAGCTCGATGGGCAAGGGCGGATCCTCTACAGCACGGGGCGGGCCGAGGGCTTGCCCGCCGACCGGATCGGCGTCGCGGCGTTCCGCCGTATCCACCGCGATGATCGGGCGGCGCTGGTCGCGGCCGTGGCGCAGCTCGCAGGGCAGTCCTCCGTGCGCGTGGGCCCGCTGCGCTGGCTCGCCTCCCGCGGCGCGGTGATGTGGTTCGAGGCCTCGCTCACGCGCGTGGTCGTGGACGGCCAGACGCGAACTCTGGTGGTGGCGCGGGACGTCACCCAGCGCGTCGAGCTCGAGGAGCAGCTGCGCCACTCCCAGAAGATGCAGGCGGTCGGGCAGCTCGCGAGCGGGATGGCGCACGACGTGAACAACTCGCTGATGGTGATCTCCGGCTACGCGGAGGCCTTGGCGGAGCGCGCACGGGGCGAGCCAGCCGCGGAGGCGGCGGTTGCGGAAATCCTGCGCGCCACGGACCAGAGCGCGGCGATTACCCGCCGCCTCGTCTCGCTCGCCCGGCCCGCGCAAGGAGCGCGCGCGTCGATCGACGTGAACGCGATCGTGCGCGACAACGAGCGCATGCTGCGCACGCTCGTCGGTGAGAGCTGCAGCTTGCTCCTCGAGCTGAGCCCCAGCACGGCGCCGATTCGCGCCAACCCCGGCGAGCTCGAGCAAGTGCTCGTGAACCTCGCGGCCAACGCGCGCGATGCGATGCGCGCGGGCGGAACGCTGCGCATCGCCACCGTGGCGCGCGGTGAGCGCGTCACGTTGGTGGTGCACGACAACGGCGCGGGCATCGACCCGGCCACGCGCGAACGCATCTTCGAGCCGTTCTTCACGACGAAGCCGCCGGGCTTCGGCGCGGGCCTCGGGCTCTTCGTGGTCTACTCCGTGGTGACGAGCCTCGGCGGCGAGATTCACGTCACTTCGGAGCCGGGCGCCGGCACGCGCTTCACGCTCGATTTTCCGCTCGCCGCGCGCGCCGTCAGCATCGTGCCCTCGCCGCAGGAATCACTCGGGAATGGACGCGGCGAGCGAATCCTCGTCGCGGAAGATCGGCCGGACGTGCGCGCCATCGTGAACGCGACGCTGGTCGAGGCCGGCTACAGCGTCACGCTCGCGGCGGATGGCATCGAGGCGCTCGCGCTCGGCGGCGCGGGTGCAATCGACCTCGTGGTCTCGGATGTCGTGATGCCGAGCATGAACGGGATCGAGTTGGTGAAGGCGCTCCGCGAGAAGCGCCCCGCGCTGCGGGCCGTGTTGCTCTCGGGGCACCCGGGCGAGCTCGCGGAGCTGCCGTCGCGCACGGAGCTGCTGCGCAAACCCTTCCGCGCGGCCGAGCTGCTCGCGGCCGTGCGCGATCAGCTGGGCGGGCGCTGA
- a CDS encoding LLM class flavin-dependent oxidoreductase, whose amino-acid sequence MKFGIFYEHQLPRPWHERSEYELLNNSLAQVELADKLGYDYAWEVEHHFLEEYSHSSAPEVFLAAASQRTKNIRLAHGIVQLTTNHPARVAERVSTLDLLSHGRVEFGIGEGSSITELHPFDRRFRDKRLVWEEAVRTVIPMFGDAAVEHHGTYFDFPLRNVLPKPYQKPHPPLWVACSQLDTIAMAGKRGMGALGFQFVSAEAAHAWVATYYNEFVKRQEKLVDYATNPNIALVSGFMCAATDEEAMRRADGWTFFQFALRFYSTHGPVEPGTVNLWNEYQAWKESDAGKKARRSGLIGSPETIRQKLRKFEESNIDQVILLNQAGNNTHEDICSSLELFAREVMPEFHAREPEHQAWKRKVLAREIELPEVDVSAYTRANMARPTIAPGGERETIRGA is encoded by the coding sequence ATGAAGTTCGGGATCTTCTACGAGCACCAGCTGCCGCGGCCGTGGCACGAGCGCTCGGAGTACGAGCTGCTCAACAACTCGCTCGCGCAGGTCGAGCTCGCCGACAAGCTCGGATACGACTACGCGTGGGAAGTCGAGCACCACTTCCTCGAGGAGTACTCGCACTCGTCGGCGCCCGAGGTGTTCCTCGCCGCAGCGAGCCAGCGCACGAAGAACATTCGCCTCGCGCACGGGATCGTTCAGCTCACGACGAATCATCCCGCGCGCGTCGCGGAGCGGGTCAGCACGCTCGACTTGCTCTCGCACGGCCGCGTCGAGTTCGGGATCGGCGAGGGCTCGTCGATCACGGAGCTGCACCCGTTCGACCGCCGCTTCCGCGACAAGCGCCTCGTCTGGGAAGAGGCCGTGCGCACGGTGATTCCGATGTTCGGCGACGCCGCGGTCGAGCATCACGGCACCTACTTCGACTTCCCGCTGCGCAACGTGCTGCCGAAGCCGTATCAGAAGCCGCATCCACCGCTCTGGGTCGCGTGCTCGCAGCTCGACACGATCGCGATGGCGGGCAAGCGCGGCATGGGCGCGCTCGGCTTCCAGTTCGTGTCGGCGGAAGCCGCGCACGCGTGGGTCGCGACTTATTACAACGAGTTCGTGAAGCGGCAGGAGAAACTCGTGGACTACGCGACGAATCCGAACATCGCGCTGGTGAGCGGCTTCATGTGCGCCGCGACCGACGAGGAGGCGATGCGGCGCGCCGACGGCTGGACCTTCTTCCAGTTCGCGCTGCGCTTCTACTCGACGCACGGCCCGGTCGAGCCGGGCACGGTGAACCTCTGGAACGAGTATCAGGCGTGGAAGGAGAGCGACGCGGGCAAGAAGGCGCGCCGCTCGGGCCTGATCGGTTCGCCCGAGACGATCCGCCAGAAGCTGCGCAAGTTCGAAGAGTCGAACATCGACCAGGTGATCCTGCTCAACCAAGCGGGCAACAACACGCACGAGGACATCTGCTCGAGCCTCGAGCTGTTCGCGCGCGAGGTGATGCCGGAGTTCCACGCGCGCGAGCCGGAGCACCAGGCGTGGAAGCGCAAGGTGCTCGCGCGCGAAATCGAGCTGCCCGAGGTGGACGTCTCCGCCTACACGCGCGCCAACATGGCGCGCCCGACGATCGCGCCCGGCGGCGAGCGCGAGACGATTCGCGGCGCGTAG
- a CDS encoding nuclear transport factor 2 family protein produces the protein MTDDRTQIVETIYCYATGIDSRDWPLYRSIFTDEIDVDFSSYDGIPPRRVRADDWVKGVQPLFEGLDATQHTMTNPRVRIEGDRATCVMYMQAAHFLHNKQGDAEFTLGGYYTDELVKTSSGWKLCGVRLTVLWSRGNRAIMGMAVGPRGHSPRS, from the coding sequence ATGACTGACGACCGCACCCAAATCGTCGAGACGATCTACTGCTACGCGACCGGCATCGACTCGCGCGACTGGCCGCTCTACCGCTCGATCTTCACGGACGAGATCGACGTCGACTTCTCCTCCTACGACGGCATCCCGCCGCGCCGCGTGCGCGCCGACGACTGGGTGAAGGGCGTGCAGCCGCTTTTCGAAGGACTCGACGCCACGCAGCACACCATGACCAACCCGCGCGTCCGCATCGAAGGCGATCGCGCCACGTGCGTGATGTACATGCAGGCCGCGCACTTCCTCCATAACAAGCAAGGCGACGCCGAGTTCACGCTCGGCGGGTACTACACGGATGAGCTCGTGAAGACGTCGAGCGGCTGGAAGCTGTGCGGCGTGAGGCTGACCGTGCTGTGGAGCCGGGGGAATCGGGCGATCATGGGGATGGCGGTGGGGCCCCGCGGGCACTCGCCTCGGAGCTAA